The window GGAAGAATGGAAAGGGTAGGGAAAGGGGATCCCACTAGGAGAACTGGAAAGGAAGCATCTGTCGGCAGGACGAGGAAGGATAAGGGAGAGATCCGAGGGTCTCACCAGAGCAAACTGTTTGTTGAGCCTCATCTGGTCAGCCAGCACGGAGCGATTGTGGAACAGGTGTGGCTGCATGTGGCTCCACATGTGAGGGAACCACCAGAACTCTCTGCGGTACTTCAGCAGCATGTCGTCCCCTGcatcctcctcctctgtccctaCAACCACACACTGACCACTGATCACAGCCGGCGGGCCCGTGCCTGCTTTGTTTCCTAACAGCCTGATCACCTTCCACCCTGGGACAACATCCCCGACCCCTGCCCACGAAGGCTCTGTTTGCCACACTGGCAACCTGCCCTCCAGCCACCCACGCTGGTAATTCACGCTCACCACTGTGTCCTCAAGCAGTCTGACCCCAACCCGTCCCCACTTCCTTGGCTGTCCAGGCAAATGCACACTGAAGGGACAGATAATTAAAACTGAGGCTGACATGCTGAAGGAGCAGGGGAATAATAAGCTCACCAGTGTGATAGAACTTGCCCGAGAAGCCCAAGTTGAAGGTGAAGTTGGGAACTAAGGTCCTGAGTTTGTTCTGCGTGGTCAACAGAgcctgggaacagagccagggacAAGAGAAATCAGGAAAGAGCAGAATGAGTGGGAGACATATGAGAACCAGCATTCTTCCTGCCTGTAGGACAGAGTACAACTACGGCAAGCTCAGCATcaaggaagagagctggataggccAGAGCCCGAATGGCTTCtaagaaaagaaactgaagaacaagGAAAGACTGACCTCAACGTCAGCCACCTTCATGCGGGTACCTTCCTTGCCCACAAAGATGTCATCAATGTCTACCAAGATGTAGCGGTCCAGGTCCAGGCAGAGGCGCTTGCCAGTGAGGTATGCAACAGCATCGACAAAGACAAGTTTGTGGAGCCAAAAGGAAAGGCCGTGGCCAAAGAGCACCCGCTGGATGCCATCGTGGAGCCCCAGGTCCTGTACCACAGTAGGAAGCCGGGCCCGACGAGACACTGGTCCTGGCACGGGGGCCTCAGCTGGCCGAAGGCTGGCAAGAAGCACTGGTTCATATGTGCTATGATTGgattggaagatggtccagtcATCACCAGGCAGAGGCCCGGGTTCTAGGCGGCTGGGGCGGGTGAGATGCAGTAGGGGGGCAGAAGGATTCACTTGGTAGTCCCGGAGCCCCAAGTTTGAGTGTAGAAAAAGAGGAAAGCCCTTGAGCTGGGCGCTCAGTAGGCTGTGCTCATGGGCTCGGAAAAAGCCAATGATACCCACGCCATATTCCACACAGTATCGGTCTAGCAGTTCCCTACTCCAGGCATCCAGGTTGACATACTTGAGCAGGTTCTCGTAAATGACCAAGACGTAGCGGCCGTGGGTGTGGTCAGTCAGTGTGGGCATGTCCCCTCGACCAGGTGCCAGCTCAGTGCTGTAACGAAAACGACTAGACTCCAGGATGGCCACAATCTCCTGCCCCAGCTGGGAGTATGCGCTCTCCACAAACACAAGGACCACGGGTTCAGTTCGGACTGTCTCTGGAGGCCTGGGAGGCCGGGGTGGGACTGGAGGCAGTGCAGCACCAGGGCCAGATGCCCCACCACTGCTGCAGTCTCCCAAGGGTAGGGGCAAGGGTTCCTTAGCCTTGGGACTGGTGGACACGTAGTAAGCCAGGAAGCCCATGGAGCCCAGGCTGAAAGCAATCAGCAGCAGTATGAggcggtgcagttccagctgccGAGCTGGGCGTACCACCTTCCACAGCTGGAGCATGGCGGgcgaagggaaggagggatggggaCCACCTCgggacaggaggcaggagttcTAGCGGCTAAGACTGTGCTGGCAGGGTGAAAGGACAGGAAAAGAGGGGAAGGGGATTCCCTCAGGGTTAGCTTCCTGAAGAGGTGGCGACAAGTCCTCTCAACACAGGACAGGGAAGTAGGAGGGGCAGCAGGGGGTGAGTGGACAGAGTCCTCAGGTCTCAGGTCACCATGGCCACGGGGCCCATGGCTTCAGGCTGCAATTCTCGCCAGGCTCTACTCTTGGCCTTGGCTGGGCTCCTTACATCACAGGTCAGCAAAATTCACAATCTCTGCCCCTACTgtctgtaagagagagagatcaatggGTTACTTCTCTCCTGGAAACCGTGTCATGgacccatcctcctcctcaccGCCTCTCTTACCTCCTGCTCCCTGGACGATGTGTTCTCCAGTGAGTCCTGCAGAAGGAGAACATGCGCTGAGCCCCAGCTCCGAGCTTCAGAGTGCCTTCCCTTTCTTAGAACAACCGAATCAGTGCCCAACGTCTCCCTCAGCAAAGTGCAGTAAAGGACAAATGTTCTATCAATGAGAGGCCAAACagcccaggaagctggaaacggGCCTGCTGTAGAAACAGTTCCCGACCTGTGACCGCACAGTTGACCAGCAAGAAAATTCTGATCTTTCCATGAAAAAAGGATGGAGAGCCCCAGAAGTCCCATGCTCCAACAAAATACCAGGTAAGAGGAAACTCATGAGTCTGGTAATCTTCCTCATCAATGAAACCCACATCACGGTCAAGAGCACTAAGGAACGTGCAGTCATGTGGACACGATGGTAGAGGAATTCAAGAGGAAACAGAGGTGGCTAGCTAGCATTCTGTAACTTCCACACCTAGAACCTGGGGACTCTTTTCCGATGCTTATTATAAACCACTCACCCCCTACCCTGCACCCCTCTGTGCTGGTCAGGAGAGGAGAAaaaatgaaccagaggactgGAACCTGAGGAAACGCGAAGAGTTGAATCCAGAGTCTACCTCCCTGTCCACTCCAGCTCTTCCTAACTTAGCCACGGTGGTACTACACCCTCAGGCCTACAGGCCCCAAAGGGTCCCCAAGCTAGCAGAGACATGTGAGGGACTGGGTCCAGTTACAGAATCAGAGCAAACGGAGTGCGGCTGGATGACAGATGGCAGGCAATGAGACACAGTGACTGGAAAACACAACTTTAGGGAGACCCTAGTTTGAGAGACTTCTTTTCTCACACTGCTTTGTTGTCATTCCCCCACCTAAGCCACTGTTAGGAAGGCTGGTGGCTGGCAATCCCACTCCGTCACCCATCCCTATACACAGCCGTCTCAGGGGTCCTTTAGAACCGGGACAGAGTATTTAAGAAAAGTTCATCCTCGGCCTGGCTAAGACTGACAAGAGAAGAGAACTGGGAGAAGCGTGATCTGATAGGAAGAGGTGACTCCTTGAAACAGTGGCTGTCGGGGAACACAGCGGCATGCAGGAGTCCCTGCGGGACAGCTGACCCTCAGGCCACAGCACTCATGTTAACACTGACCCTTTGTTGAGCATCTACTATCTGCCATTCTCCTGAGAGCTCTACCTATTCAGAGGGTCCCTGACTTAGGATTTTTCACCTTAACAGCATGAAAGCAACCTGCATTTAGCAGAGACCATATTGTGAATTTTCGTCTTTCCCAGGGCTAGCCGTATGTGGCATGGTCCTCTCTTGTGATGCTGGGCAGCAGTAGCAGCAACCCACACACGACAATGCACCGTGTTGCTAAGTTTCTACAAGGTggattaaatacattttcaatttaagatattttcaacttatggtAGGCATATCAGGAAGCAGCCGCACTGTAAGTCAAGGAGCACCTGTACTTAATCCTCAGTCCAGTCCTAAGAGGTAAGTAAGGGCTGGatactattattatccccattttacaaaagagTAATTTGAGGCCCAGAGAAGCTTAGTAACTTGCCCAGGATCACACAGCTCAGTCAGTGGAGGAACTGGGATTCAAAGGGAGGCCTGTCAAGGTCCAGAGCCGGTGCTGGTAACCACTGCATGTAGCGTCATACCTGGAAGAGCAGGAAGACTTAGAGAAGGGTGCCGGCAGAGTCGCTGGGTAGGGCGTAGGGAGTGGGCTGATAAATACTGAAGTAGGAACATGGTGTGTGTtgtggggcggggggctgggagggggtgtTGTGTGCAGCAGGGGAACGGTTGCCCAGGCGACAGACTTCGAAGGGACCACCGGGCCCAAGCCTGAGCAAGTCACACGTGCAGGGGTAGGGGCAGGCACCGGGAGCTGAGGCTGCATGAGCACCAGCAGGGCAGATGCTGGAAGGGAAAGGGGGGGCGGGTGGAGCGCGGGGACCGGGTCTCATGGACGGAGAGACCCTGTCGAGGGGAAATGCGGGGCCAGACGGGGGTCCGGAGAGTGCAGCGGCCGGGGAGCGTTAAAGGGAAAGGGCAAGGGGCGCGCCGAAGCGATCCTGGGTGACCTGGAGACTGGGCTGCAGGAGCCCGAGGTGAGGGGCGAATTGAGCGGAATGAGGCACCCACGAGGGCCGAGAGCGGAAGGGACGCCGGGCGAGGGGCGCGCTGGGCCGCACCGAGGGGCCGCCCGGGACGACCCTGCGGGTGGTTATGGTGGCAACACTCACGGGAAGTCAGTGAGCAGAGAAACTGAGGGCAACCGTGGTGGGGGCCACACTCGCGGCGTGTTTGAAGGTTCCCCTCAAGGGCAGCTCACCCGGCGGACTGGGCGGCGTCCCCGCTGTCCCCGGGCTCCGCCGCGTCCCGGGGCTGCCCGACTTCCCGGCTCTCGGGGCCTCGGGCCGCGTCGCGGCGACTCCGCCATCTCCGAGCGAACGCTCTGCCGCAGCCGGAACCAACCACTGCGCCcacggggggagggggcgcgctCGCAGCACCTGCTCGGGTCCCCGCCGGCTCTAGGCCTGGCAGCCACGCGAGCGAGGGCCGGGAAAACCAGTCTTCCGCAGCGCACAGCCGAGCCGCGGCCTCCGAAACGGCGGGCTCCACGCCCCGCCCGCGGCAGCGCGCCCCCTCCTCCTCGCCGGGTGGCACAGTCTGGAGAGCGTCAGGCGCCGCGGCTCCTCCCCGGGCAGGGGCGGGCCGAGGGTGCGGGCCCGTCCACTCAGCCCTGCAGAGGGGGAGCCGAGTCGGCCCACGgaaaggcaggggtgggtgggggcggggcgtaACCGTGACGGGGGCTGAGCGAGACCTTCGCCTACCACTTAGGGCCCACATCCTCCCGCCCCCTCCAGAAATCCTCCGCAGCCGCTGGGGTACCTGGGGTTGATGGCTAATGAGCTTATGCGAGAAAGTTGTATTCTATAAAGGGCTCAAACAGAGTGGGAGAAGGTACTTCTTTTATCTGAAACCTCCAACGCAGTCTGCTAAAATCTGAGCCTCTTGCTGTAAGCCTCCAAAAGCAATAACACAATGGACTGTTTAAaggttattttattaaatatcttcAGTTCAAGGTTTCATTGTAACAAAGCTATGAAGGGTCTACCAACATTCAGAACAAAcactaattttaaattatttctatgtCATCATGCAAAAATTCTGCATCAAATGCCTTCCATTTCCTGTTTAAAAGgtgattttgtttaaattttgtctACTGTCTATAGATGCCGACATTAGCCCCAGAAGAGGAGTAAGAATGCTAAGTGGGGCTGGAGCAGCCATATGAAGCTATGGGTCTCAATGAACTCTAAGACCGTTTGTCTTCAAGCCAGCAAAATCAAACCCTGTGGTGAAGGTATTTgcgtgctggcactgcaggctgcagggcagggaagggctggggcaTGCATGAGGTGCTCGGTGGGGCCTGGCTGAATCCAAGCACCAGCACCTGCGAGTTCGCCTGCTTGTCAGCTGGCTCCAAAGCAAAACTGTAGTTTTGTCTCTTCTCCAGCTCTTGTGCCTCCAGAAGGTAGTCCAGGAAACGGGGGTCCACCCACCTTTCCCCTCAAAGTGCAGATAAATCTGCAcagctgtttttttttgggggggtgggggtgggaccaaGGCCATGACCAATTGCTCCTCCATCATCTTCTCTGCTGTCTGCTAGGGTGTGGCTCTCTCCCTCCTGCAATGGAGCTCCTTGAGCACAGAGAAGGACAATGAAGGGAGGAGCCTCGGCTCTGGACACCTCTTTGGGGTACATGCAGGTAAGGGAGGTGATGCCCATGCAGATTGTCCAGCAGCAAGTCTATACTTTAGTTGGTCAATAAGAGGCCTCTTTAACGAGGACACCTCTTCTTGTCAGAGCAGTCAGGTCAATCtcaaagacaggaaaagagaTGGACGTGCAGCAAGGGGAGAGTTAAGAAGGGAGGCAGCCCTGAGGGCAGCATGAATGCATAGAAACAACCACCATCTCTTACCCCGCTGCCTCACTCCTcccatcccacaggggcacttgGCAGAGGGCTCAGGCCCAGATGAGGGTCAGCATGGGGACCACCACCACGAAACGGCAAGACCAAGATGGCCCAGATCGGCACGGAAACACAACCGCCGAAGCCGGCACAGCAAGCTGGGCCAGGGCCTTGGCTCTGGCTCTCTCCTTGCTAAGTtgtaagaaaacaaacaggaagctgagcagctgcccCTCCCCTGTCCCAGCTGCAGGGATCAGGCTTCAAGATCAGGGCCGCGTGCACTGTGCAGCCTACAGAAATGGATGAGTGAGCGAGTGCATGTCAGACTAACACGAGGTCTCTCTTCAGCTCCGTAGCAAACACGCTTCTGCAGCACCAATTCTCTTCCCCTCTACACTACGTGGAACAGTACAGCAACGTCTGGGCCCTCACTCCTGAGGTCACTGCTTCTCAGCTGCCCCACAGCAGGCTGGGAGCTCTTCATTCTCTCCCAAGTCGGTCTCCTGTCCATGATGTTCTCATCAGCCTCCTTCCAGGCACCTGTACAAGTTCTGCAGCCGTACACGCtgaggcctgggaagagcaggccACCTCAGGGGCCGCACGGCCCCCAAAGCTCTGTCAGAGTTCTTGCCTGGTCCCCTGAGTCCGTGGGGCCAGAGGCCGAGCACACCTCTTCAGGGCTGGTGGGTGAGCCCGCTGCTCGTGCCAGGATGGGCGTCACACAAACTCCTGCCTTCTTGCCAGCCCAAGGGCTGTCGGTGGTTTTAAAACGCATCATGTACGgattccatttctctcttttttttaaacaatcttttttttcttttttttttttccttaaatgtaaAAAAACACCTCGGTACAGCAGAGACAGACACGAAGGGCGGGCGGGAGGGCTGCATGCAGGGGCGTGCATTGGCTGCTGCCGCTTTgtaatttaattgttttaaaccTCAAACGAACAGGACTGCCGCTGTCACTCCGGCCCTCCAGAGCCACTGGCTGCGAAGGTTCGACCTCCGGCTGGAATCTCCTAATGCCCCTGTCAAACAGGACAGAACGCGGTAACAGGACAGAGGACGGTGAGCATGCGGCCGAGTTCCAGGGATTTAAACCCACCACACATGTGGCCCAGTCTGCCTGAGaagtgtggggggcgggggctaGGGGGAGAAGCTAATGTTTAAACAGAACACTGCTTCAAGTTTGCGGAGCACTTACTGAGTGCTTGACTTACTGCATCTCATTGAACCCCTACAACAATTCACTGAGTTAACCATCCCTCCTTCCCACTTTTTTTACAGCCTCGGAAACTGAGGGCTTAGGGAGAAGGAACTTTGTCCGGGGTCACCCTATTTGGAGTCACGGAGCCAGATCCAAGTCTGTGCGATTGTAGAGCACAGCTTATCACAACCATACTGTCCTGCCTTTGCCACTCCTCTGGGGTAGTCCACACCTCCTCTCCCACTGCCACCGCCCAgcattctcttctccctctgaCCCCATCtatcccagccccttccccatcAGCCCCCACCAGATGCACCTGTTGCTGAGCTCACTGCAGCGGTGCGGCAGGGGCCCCTGAGCAGTGGTAGTGGACATTGAGCCACTTGCCATCCCGGCGGTGCCAGACCCGGGTCTCCTCCGACTGGCTGGTGCGGGGCCGACCCTGCCCGTCGATGTACTGGGTGAGGCGGATGTAGGCGATGCAAGCTGCGTCCTCTCCGATCACGTGGACATGTGGGTTTAGGATGGTGGTATGGATGGGCTTGCTGTTCTTGGACAGgactgcagggggcagggcagggcagggggtggtAGGTAGGAGGGTGTCAGACCTGGGCGCCTGCATGTGGCTCCCAGCCTGCACTTCCAAGTCTCACCCCATCTCCAGCAACCATTTCCAGTTTGCAAGGGTCCCCGGACACCCCCCAGAGGCCAGGATACTCTGTTACATCAGCTACAGTGATCCGAAGGGAAGAGAAAGGTGGGTACCCATGACAACAGCAGCTACTACTTTCATCAGGCATTGTGCTGGGAATTTACATGCATAACCCTGGTTTATATTAATCACTTCATTATAAGGATAAAGCTCAAGAAGATTAAGTAATGTGCCCAGATCACGCATAGGAACTCAGGACCATGTGACCATAACGGAAGCCTCTGGCCTTGCTTCTGTGTTGGGCTGATGTTTAGGTTTCATAAGGGTTGGCTTGTCCTGAACTAGGGCTGCAGAGCAAAATCAGGACCTTAAAGCATTAAAActgatttgtgattttttttttaaaggcatcagAGTTTAAATAAAATCACCAAAGCACCAAACTTAGGAAATCCCCTGGAGTGCCCAGGATCGTCTAGGGGAAAGGCCGAAGAAGGTGGATTGCCGTTATCAGCACATGCTGGCAAACCACGTTGCTTTTACTGAGATTCACATTTTTAGTTCAATTCAGATATTAAGGGCTACATGAGACCTTTCTTAGAACTAACAGAAACTGCGGAATGGCTTCTAGCTAACAGAATAACTCAGACGGCTGAGGGTTTACATGTGGCGCTGAGATGCAGAGTGAGTAGGAGTCAGTAGAAAAAACCAAGACAAAATATAACTCAAGGCAGGATGGGAAGGGCTAGGATAAAGTGGGGAAGAGAAAAACGGTGAAGGGGAGGCATCATACACTGTGGACATGTATTGGACTGTCTCACTGTACCCCATCAATAtgctgatttaaaataaaataataaaaaatgagggGGAGGGTCTCAGAGAGTGGAGGGGAAAAATGGGAGGGGGCAATGATTCAGTTCCGTATTCCCCAGAACTACCATCAACTTTCCAGATGTACACCCACCCCCCATCCAGAACACCTGCTCTCTGATACTCAGGAGGACCCAAGCCACAACTATGGATCTCACCAGTACCACCAGTGCCCTATTACTTGCTTACACATTCTTATTCTGGTTTTAGTTCCTCTACTGCGACCCCTGCAGACACACAGCTTCTTTACCTGCTAAGAACATCTCAACCTAATCTCAGAGGTTTTCAGTCTGTGTCAGAAAGAGGTGAGGCTTCAAGAAATACAGTGACCCTGAGTGTGCCTAATGGGACTCTCTGAGGCAGCTGCAGAAATGAATGGGCACTTTGGAGCAGGGCCTTCCAGGGTGCCAGTTTAGGGCACAAGGAGGCAGGCAGAAAGAGGTACAGCAGAAAGGTCAAGTACGGGAAGAGTGAGCAAGTGGGGTGAAAAGGTGGGCGAGCGACAGAGGCAGAGGGTGAAGGGGCAGGCAGGAGTATATCGGCAGCACGAACCCACTCACGATTCTCAAAGTAAAACTTATGGAAATCCATCCCCTCCACGAGGTTACCAAGGGCCTCCGGCTCAAAGGAAGTGAGGCCCGGATCACAAATCTTCCTGCAGGGGAAAATAGAAACGGGCAGTCTGTCAGGCTCCCATGGGAGTTCCATGGCTTCCTGTCTGTCCTCAGGCAGCAGGCTAGCTGTTGGCCAAGCCTGATGATCCACCCAAGATCTTCCAGGGCTGCCTGCTGAGCCACCCCGCACCGTCCTTTCAGCCCACCCCCAGGATACCACGGGCAGGCTCAGTCACACAGAATGTACCCGGAAGGGCTCTCTGGGTTTAGCTCAGACACTGTGCCCAAAGGCCCAGCTCTTCCTTTTtccagtgtcctggctgctttttgGAAGCAAGAAAGGCCTTGGGAGATGGCTTAGGACTAAGGAAATGGGTCCCTACTCACGTGTAGGCCTCAAAGTCCCCATTGTTGATGGCTTCAATCAGCTGTTCTGTGATCTTAATGATCTCCTGTTTTCGCACTGTGGGGAGGAAACAAAGCCAccggtttacctgctatgcaacctCCATGGGGCAGAAAGCCCTCCCCAGTCCTTCAGGGAGTCCCCCTGTGATCGCCTTCACAAAGAcatctcccttctctgtcttcaAGGCCCTCTGCAGGAAGAGTAAGCCTGTCTTTGTCTCCATGCCCCTCCCCGTGTCTGCAGAGCCAACGAGCCCCTCCGTTAGTCACAGTTCTGGGACCTTCACCTTCCCATCGTCAACAACCGCACTGCAGAAAGCACCCTTGTCTGTAGCAGCTGAGGAGCCTGGAACGTCAGGAGAGCCCTGCCCAGGTCCCCGTCCCCAGCCGGTTCAGCCACTGGAGAAGCCCTGCCTCATATGCCTGCCATCCCTTTCCCGAGCCCCGCCACCACTTACTTCTCAGGCAGATCTGTCACCAGCCCCATTCTCAGCCCTCACTCAGTGGTCCAGAACCTAGGCTTGGGCAACAGGCAGCTGCAGAAGCAGAATCCAGCTAGGGGCTAGGGCTCCATCAGGACGACCAGAACCCTAGGGTGGGTGCTCACTCTCCTCGCCCTGCTCATCTCCTCCTCGGGGCCTTTCTGGGATAAAGGATCTTGGCACTGCGAAAACCCATGGCAGCCTCTCGCCAGAGAGATGGCTCCATTTACCCGGACCAAGCCTTGGAAAAGCTGTGACTCTCATTAACCAGCTCTCTCCCTCGAGAAAACCAAGACAAAGCTCAGACTGACGGGAAGGCACAGTGTGTGTCTTCAGAGCTCCCTACCCAGCACGCCTCGAGTCAGAGGACAGCGGGTGATGTCCTGTTCTCGCGGGTAGCTCTCCTCCAGGGAGTGCCACTATTAGCAGGTGGAGATG of the Oryctolagus cuniculus chromosome 15, mOryCun1.1, whole genome shotgun sequence genome contains:
- the NDST2 gene encoding bifunctional heparan sulfate N-deacetylase/N-sulfotransferase 2 isoform X2; this translates as MLQLWKVVRPARQLELHRLILLLIAFSLGSMGFLAYYVSTSPKAKEPLPLPLGDCSSGGASGPGAALPPVPPRPPRPPETVRTEPVVLVFVESAYSQLGQEIVAILESSRFRYSTELAPGRGDMPTLTDHTHGRYVLVIYENLLKYVNLDAWSRELLDRYCVEYGVGIIGFFRAHEHSLLSAQLKGFPLFLHSNLGLRDYQVNPSAPLLHLTRPSRLEPGPLPGDDWTIFQSNHSTYEPVLLASLRPAEAPVPGPVSRRARLPTVVQDLGLHDGIQRVLFGHGLSFWLHKLVFVDAVAYLTGKRLCLDLDRYILVDIDDIFVGKEGTRMKVADVEALLTTQNKLRTLVPNFTFNLGFSGKFYHTGTEEEDAGDDMLLKYRREFWWFPHMWSHMQPHLFHNRSVLADQMRLNKQFALVLPRQTCGLFTHTIFYNEYPGGSRELDRSIRGGELFLTVLLNPISIFMTHLSNYGNDRLGLYTFESLVRFLQCWTRLRLQTLPPVPLAQKYFELFPEERSPLWQNPCDDKRHKDIWSKEKTCDRLPKFLIVGPQKTGTTAVHFFLSLHPAVTSSFPSPSTFEEIQFFSGPNYHKGIDWYMDFFPVPSNASTDFLFEKSATYFDSEVVPQRGAALLPRAKIITVLTNPADRAYSWYQHQRAHGDPAALNYTFYQVISASTQAPLALRSLQNRCLIPGYYSTHLQRWLTYYPSGQLLIVDGQELRTNPAASMESIQKFLGITPFLNYTRTLRFDEDKGFWCQGLEGGKTRCLGKSKGRKYPDMDTESRLFLTDFFRNHNLELSKLLSRLGQPVPSWLREELQHSSVG
- the NDST2 gene encoding bifunctional heparan sulfate N-deacetylase/N-sulfotransferase 2 isoform X3 gives rise to the protein MLQLWKVVRPARQLELHRLILLLIAFSLGSMGFLAYYVSTSPKAKEPLPLPLGDCSSGGASGPGAALPPVPPRPPRPPETVRTEPVVLVFVESAYSQLGQEIVAILESSRFRYSTELAPGRGDMPTLTDHTHGRYVLVIYENLLKYVNLDAWSRELLDRYCVEYGVGIIGFFRAHEHSLLSAQLKGFPLFLHSNLGLRDYQVNPSAPLLHLTRPSRLEPGPLPGDDWTIFQSNHSTYEPVLLASLRPAEAPVPGPVSRRARLPTVVQDLGLHDGIQRVLFGHGLSFWLHKLVFVDAVAYLTGKRLCLDLDRYILVDIDDIFVGKEGTRMKVADVEALLTTQNKLRTLVPNFTFNLGFSGKFYHTGTEEEDAGDDMLLKYRREFWWFPHMWSHMQPHLFHNRSVLADQMRLNKQFALEHGIPTDLGYAVAPHHSGVYPIHTQLYEAWKSVWGIQVTSTEEYPHLRPARYRRGFIHNGIMVLPRQTCGLFTHTIFYNEYPGGSRELDRSIRGGELFLTVLLNPISIFMTHLSNYGNDRLGLYTFESLVRFLQCWTRLRLQTLPPVPLAQKYFELFPEERSPLWQNPCDDKRHKDIWSKEKTCDRLPKFLIVGPQKTGTTAVHFFLSLHPAVTSSFPSPSTFEEIQFFSGPNYHKGIDWYMDFFPVPSNASTDFLFEKSATYFDSEVVPQRGAALLPRAKIITVLTNPADRAYSWYQHQRAHGDPAALNYTFYQVISASTQAPLALRSLQNRCLIPGYYSTHLQRWLTYYPSGQLLIVDGQELRTNPAASMESIQKFLGLMKIRAFGARDLKVARPAV